The segment TTTCGCTCCCAATTTAGGAACAAGTGACCCTGTCCCCATAAGATAAATAGCATATGTCAATGCACTCAATAGAATAAAAATAGCGCCGAGGGAAACATCTTTTGCGGCTCCTACTTTCAAGTCCTGGCTGTACGCAATTGCAACGCCCGTGTAAGTGAGTAAAAGCGCGAATATTTCTCTGGAACGGATTTTCTTTTTCAAAAACAGAAAGGACAGAATAACAACTAACGTAGGATAGATGAAAAGTATGATTCTTTCCAAACCGGCAGTGATATATTGTAATCCTAAAAAATCAAATAAGCTGGCAAGATAGTATCCCACAATTCCCATAAAAAATACGGAGAACCATTCTTTCCTTGTGAGTTCGGCAGGGCCCAATTTTTTCTCTTCCGAAAGGGCAATCCAAATCAGGAAAGGAAAAGCAAATAACATTCTAAAGAATAAAGAAGTAAGCGCACCCAAAGGATATTGATAAGTCAGTTTGACAACCACCGCTTTGGCCGAAAATAAAATGGCTCCTATGAGAACGAGGATTGCACCCTGCCATTCTTTTTTAATTTTTAGGTTCCAGTCCATGATAGTTCCATGTTGGAAACGGGCGATTTCCCCGATACATTAAATAGAATGAAACGAATCTGGATTCTATTTCTGGTATGTACTTTCGGGTTGGTGACGGATCGTATTGCGAAAGAAGAAGAAATTTCCAAACCGCTTCTCAGAGTTTGGCCTGCTTTTCGTCCCGAAGAATGCGAAGACTGGGCCATCCTTCCCTATCTATGCAAAAGATGTATATTGCAGGGAAAACAGTACGCTCAGAAAATCTTTTTTTATGAATCAGGACCTTATCGTTTGCATGGATGTTATTTGGAGCCGGAAGGCTTCATTTTAGAGGAAGAAGAGAAGTGACCTCAAGGCACGTAAAAAGGCCTAGAGGTCACAAAAATCAGGTTATTTTTTCACACAACCCATAATGCCTGCAAGACCAGGGGAACTTTTCAAACAGTTTGGATCGAATTTTCCTTCCATACACTGCTCAACCATTTTAATCTTGCCTTGTTGTAATCCTGCAAGTAACGGTGCTGCTTGCGGGTTCTTTTTTGCTTCTTCTTCAATCGCTACGAAAGCAGAAGTAAGAGCCGCATCGCATTCTTCTTGAGAGTAAACTTTCGATTTACAATTTGTGAGCGAAAGGCCCAAAAAGAGAGCAAGAACAAGTAATTTTTTCATGAAAATCTCCAAGGATTTATGTTTCTTGATACAATCCTTCAAGGAAATGGATTTGAA is part of the Leptospira kobayashii genome and harbors:
- a CDS encoding TIGR04454 family lipoprotein; the protein is MKKLLVLALFLGLSLTNCKSKVYSQEECDAALTSAFVAIEEEAKKNPQAAPLLAGLQQGKIKMVEQCMEGKFDPNCLKSSPGLAGIMGCVKK
- a CDS encoding DMT family transporter: MDWNLKIKKEWQGAILVLIGAILFSAKAVVVKLTYQYPLGALTSLFFRMLFAFPFLIWIALSEEKKLGPAELTRKEWFSVFFMGIVGYYLASLFDFLGLQYITAGLERIILFIYPTLVVILSFLFLKKKIRSREIFALLLTYTGVAIAYSQDLKVGAAKDVSLGAIFILLSALTYAIYLMGTGSLVPKLGAKRYTAIALAISSLAVFIHFALFGKWEELDQPFSLYLLTFFMGTVNTVLPAIFVSEGIKRVGSKEAAIIGSVGPMSTLFLAYWFLGETITFFHTIGTFFVLFGVFWISSGKKEKVLND